The Zobellia alginiliquefaciens genome contains a region encoding:
- a CDS encoding OmpH family outer membrane protein, with the protein MKNVVVVFLMLVMVSCQQEKIGFVDNVKLMEEYQEKVDVEAAFKVKADALTKKRDSISQAFQMEAQAFQAKAQKLSQQKAQEEYGAMQQRGQMIGQQLQQEDQQLQMEGQTEMDSIISKVKKEVKAYGKANGYSYILGGGDGGSVLYGAEANDLTSEIVKLLNDKYKK; encoded by the coding sequence ATGAAAAACGTAGTAGTGGTATTTTTGATGTTGGTAATGGTTTCTTGTCAACAAGAAAAAATTGGATTTGTAGACAATGTAAAGTTGATGGAAGAATACCAAGAAAAAGTTGATGTTGAAGCGGCATTCAAAGTTAAAGCTGATGCGCTGACCAAAAAGAGAGATAGTATTTCTCAGGCATTTCAAATGGAGGCTCAGGCGTTTCAAGCTAAAGCTCAAAAATTATCCCAGCAAAAAGCGCAGGAAGAGTATGGTGCAATGCAACAAAGAGGGCAAATGATAGGGCAGCAATTGCAGCAGGAAGATCAACAACTTCAAATGGAAGGCCAAACCGAAATGGATAGTATTATCAGTAAGGTGAAGAAAGAAGTGAAGGCTTACGGAAAAGCAAATGGCTATAGCTACATTCTTGGAGGTGGTGATGGTGGTAGCGTGCTGTACGGTGCAGAAGCTAATGATCTTACTTCGGAAATCGTAAAACTTTTGAACGATAAGTACAAGAAGTAA
- a CDS encoding class I SAM-dependent methyltransferase, translating to MKPFLKTKDFSITGEDFELLLDEELQMLVTQPQPKDLQKYYESDVYISHTDSSKSVIDKMYQAVKKISLSQKVFLINRYAKQNKTLLDIGAGTGDFLLEAKKWKWSVKGVEPNQDARIRSREKRMELLAGLDDLPNTKFQVITLWHVLEHLPDLDSQIETIKKNLEKDGTLVIAVPNFKSYDAQHYKEFWAAYDVPRHLWHFSKEAIHKIFAKHGMELVKTKPMWFDAFYVSILSEKYKTGKQNLMKSFLIGFWSNLKAIFTGQPSSIIYVLKKQQ from the coding sequence ATGAAACCGTTTTTAAAAACTAAAGACTTCTCAATTACCGGCGAAGACTTTGAATTACTTTTAGATGAAGAACTTCAAATGTTGGTAACACAACCCCAACCAAAAGATCTTCAAAAATACTATGAAAGTGATGTCTATATTTCGCATACCGATTCGTCTAAATCTGTTATAGATAAAATGTATCAGGCGGTCAAAAAAATCAGTCTTTCTCAAAAAGTCTTTTTGATAAACCGATACGCAAAGCAAAATAAAACGCTCCTGGATATTGGTGCAGGTACCGGGGATTTTTTGTTGGAAGCAAAAAAATGGAAGTGGTCCGTTAAGGGAGTAGAACCCAACCAGGATGCTCGGATTCGTTCTCGCGAAAAGAGAATGGAATTGTTAGCCGGTTTAGATGATTTGCCTAATACCAAATTTCAGGTAATTACACTTTGGCATGTTCTAGAGCATCTTCCAGATTTAGATTCGCAAATAGAAACAATAAAGAAAAACTTAGAGAAAGATGGAACGCTTGTTATTGCTGTTCCGAATTTTAAATCTTACGACGCCCAACACTATAAAGAATTTTGGGCAGCTTATGATGTGCCCAGACATCTTTGGCATTTTTCAAAAGAAGCCATACATAAGATATTTGCAAAACACGGAATGGAATTGGTGAAAACCAAACCAATGTGGTTTGATGCTTTTTACGTCTCTATACTTTCGGAGAAATATAAGACGGGCAAACAAAATTTAATGAAATCATTTCTAATCGGTTTTTGGTCTAATCTTAAAGCTATATTCACGGGTCAACCTTCCTCTATAATCTATGTTTTAAAAAAGCAGCAATAA
- a CDS encoding phosphoglycerate kinase: MKTVNDFNFENKKALIRVDFNVPLDEEFNVADATRIEAAKPTIIKVLEDGGSAILMSHLGRPKGQKVADLSLQHIANKVSDVIGVTVKFVADCVGDVAEKAAAELKPGEILLLENLRFHAEEEKGDEGFAEQLSKLGDIYINDAFGTAHRAHASTTIVAKFFTDKKCFGFLLAKEIEAIDKVMQTGEKPVLAILGGAKVSSKITIIENILDKVDHLIVGGGMTYTFIKAQGGQVGDSICEDDKMDLAMDILKQAKEKNVQVHIPVDVLAADDFANDANTQIVDVTKIPDGWQGLDAGPKTLENFKEVILKSKTILWNGPIGVFEMESFAKGTIALGNYIDEATQGGAFSLVGGGDSVAAVKQFGFDDKVSYVSTGGGAMLESLEGKTLPGIAAIIGQ, translated from the coding sequence ATGAAAACTGTAAACGACTTTAATTTTGAAAATAAGAAGGCTCTCATTCGCGTTGATTTCAACGTTCCATTGGATGAGGAATTTAATGTTGCCGATGCTACCCGTATAGAAGCGGCGAAGCCAACAATCATAAAAGTACTGGAAGATGGTGGTAGTGCCATTTTAATGAGCCACTTGGGAAGACCAAAGGGACAAAAAGTTGCCGATTTGTCTTTACAGCATATTGCGAATAAAGTTTCGGATGTTATTGGTGTTACGGTAAAATTTGTTGCGGATTGTGTGGGTGATGTTGCGGAGAAAGCGGCTGCTGAACTTAAACCAGGTGAAATACTATTATTGGAAAACTTAAGGTTCCACGCTGAAGAAGAAAAAGGAGACGAAGGTTTTGCTGAGCAACTTTCTAAATTAGGAGATATATACATCAATGATGCTTTTGGTACTGCACACAGAGCACATGCCTCAACCACTATTGTAGCAAAGTTCTTTACGGATAAAAAATGTTTTGGATTCTTGTTGGCTAAAGAAATTGAAGCAATTGATAAAGTAATGCAAACCGGCGAAAAGCCAGTTTTGGCAATTTTAGGAGGAGCAAAAGTCTCTTCAAAAATTACCATTATTGAAAACATTTTGGACAAAGTAGACCACCTGATAGTTGGCGGTGGTATGACGTATACGTTCATAAAAGCACAGGGTGGGCAAGTAGGTGATTCCATCTGTGAAGATGATAAGATGGATTTGGCCATGGATATTTTAAAACAAGCCAAAGAGAAGAATGTACAAGTTCATATTCCTGTTGATGTATTGGCTGCAGATGATTTTGCAAACGATGCGAATACGCAAATTGTAGACGTAACCAAAATACCTGACGGATGGCAAGGATTGGACGCTGGTCCAAAAACTTTGGAGAATTTTAAGGAGGTAATCTTAAAGTCAAAAACCATCCTTTGGAACGGTCCTATCGGTGTTTTTGAAATGGAGAGCTTCGCAAAAGGAACTATCGCTTTAGGTAATTATATTGATGAGGCTACGCAAGGCGGTGCTTTTTCACTTGTAGGAGGTGGTGATTCCGTTGCTGCTGTTAAACAGTTCGGTTTTGATGATAAGGTTAGTTATGTTTCTACTGGAGGTGGCGCTATGTTGGAAAGCCTAGAGGGTAAAACCCTACCTGGTATCGCTGCAATAATCGGTCAATAA
- the holB gene encoding DNA polymerase III subunit delta' encodes MLFNEILGLSHIKNHLATSADAGRIPHAQLFVGPEGSGTLPMAIAYAQYIICANSGGENNGHNQSCNLKFGALSHPDMHFAFPVSNSDKVKSHAVSNHYMEEWRKFVKEQPYGNLFDWYRLIGIEKKQGQIGVDEAQDVVKKLVLKSYEGGYKVMVIWMAEKMNTAAANKLLKLIEEPPNKTVFILITEDEEQIIQTIRSRCQVLHFPPLAEEAMANALVEKGALREEALRIAHEANGNFNKALDLMNEDSEDLIFEKWFVQWVRSAFKAKGNKSAIQDLIMWSEEVAKTGRETQKKFLHYCIAVMRQAMLINFNAKDLSFMRIHADGFSLDKFAPFVHENNILTIVKELEDAIYHVERNGNSKIILTDLSIKLTRLLHRKAA; translated from the coding sequence ATGTTGTTCAACGAGATTTTAGGACTATCACACATCAAGAACCATTTGGCCACTAGTGCCGATGCAGGTAGAATTCCTCACGCCCAATTATTTGTGGGTCCGGAAGGATCCGGAACCTTGCCCATGGCCATTGCCTATGCGCAATATATTATTTGTGCCAACAGTGGCGGAGAGAACAACGGACACAACCAGAGCTGCAATCTTAAATTTGGTGCACTTTCCCATCCTGATATGCATTTTGCTTTTCCCGTTTCCAATTCGGATAAGGTAAAAAGCCACGCTGTCAGTAACCACTATATGGAAGAATGGCGAAAATTTGTAAAAGAACAACCTTACGGAAATCTTTTTGATTGGTACCGTTTAATAGGAATTGAAAAAAAACAAGGTCAGATCGGGGTTGATGAAGCCCAGGATGTTGTTAAGAAATTAGTCTTAAAATCCTACGAAGGAGGATATAAGGTGATGGTGATTTGGATGGCCGAGAAAATGAATACCGCGGCAGCCAACAAGCTTTTAAAACTAATTGAGGAGCCTCCTAATAAAACCGTCTTTATTCTTATTACCGAAGACGAGGAACAAATTATACAGACCATACGTTCTCGGTGTCAAGTCTTACATTTCCCTCCCCTAGCCGAAGAAGCTATGGCCAATGCCCTAGTTGAAAAAGGAGCGTTAAGAGAAGAAGCCTTGCGCATAGCCCATGAAGCTAACGGAAACTTCAACAAGGCATTAGATTTGATGAATGAAGACTCAGAAGATTTAATCTTTGAAAAATGGTTCGTGCAATGGGTACGGAGCGCTTTTAAAGCCAAAGGAAATAAAAGCGCCATCCAAGATCTTATTATGTGGAGCGAAGAAGTAGCTAAGACCGGTCGTGAAACACAAAAGAAGTTCTTACACTACTGCATAGCGGTAATGAGGCAGGCCATGCTCATTAATTTTAATGCCAAAGATCTCTCTTTTATGCGTATCCATGCAGATGGTTTTAGTTTGGACAAGTTTGCTCCTTTTGTTCATGAAAACAATATTCTAACTATTGTAAAAGAACTTGAAGATGCTATTTACCACGTTGAACGAAATGGGAACTCCAAGATTATTCTTACAGACCTTTCTATAAAGTTAACGCGTCTCTTACATCGAAAAGCAGCATAG
- the mnmG gene encoding tRNA uridine-5-carboxymethylaminomethyl(34) synthesis enzyme MnmG produces MFAEEYDVVVVGGGHAGAEAAAAAGNMGSKTLLVTMNLQTIGQMSCNPAMGGIAKGQIVREIDALGGLSGIITDKSAIQFKMLNKSKGPAMWSPRTQNDRMRFAEEWRLALENIPNVDFYQEMVSGLLIENGKAVGVKSSLGIDIRSKSVVLTNGTFLNGLIHIGEKQFGGGRAGEKAATGITEQLLQLGFESGRMKTGTPPRVDGRSLDYSVMIPQPGDVIPEKFSYLQTPVLTTQRDCFMTHTSELVHDVLRDGFDRSPMFNGRIKSVGPRYCPSIEDKINRFADKNSHQIFVEPEGWDTVEVYVNGFSTSLPEDVQFKALRSVVGFENVKFFRPGYAIEYDYFPPTQLKHTLETKLVENLYFAGQINGTTGYEEAASQGLMAGMNAHLKIKEKEEFILQRDEAYIGVLIDDLITKGTEEPYRMFTSRAEYRTLLRQDNADLRLTPRSFQIGLAKKERLIRMEEKEKKSDSFVNFFKETSVKPEDINPILESVNSALVKQSDKMFKVFSRPKVTMDHMLQLETVSGFVEENKLDREVLEQTEIQVKYSGYIAKEKNNADKLLRLENVKIPANFDYSKLKSLSYEAREKLNSIQPVTIAQAARVSGVNPSDISVLLVYLGR; encoded by the coding sequence ATGTTTGCAGAGGAGTATGATGTTGTAGTAGTAGGAGGAGGACATGCAGGGGCAGAGGCCGCTGCGGCAGCGGGTAATATGGGTTCCAAGACCCTTTTGGTAACCATGAATTTGCAGACTATCGGTCAGATGTCTTGTAATCCTGCCATGGGAGGAATTGCCAAAGGACAAATTGTACGTGAGATTGATGCGCTCGGAGGATTAAGTGGAATTATCACAGATAAGTCCGCTATTCAGTTTAAAATGTTGAATAAGTCCAAAGGACCTGCCATGTGGAGTCCACGTACTCAAAATGACCGTATGCGGTTTGCGGAGGAATGGCGTCTGGCGTTGGAGAACATACCTAATGTTGATTTTTATCAGGAAATGGTTAGTGGATTACTAATTGAGAATGGTAAAGCAGTAGGGGTAAAGAGTTCTTTAGGGATTGATATTAGATCTAAATCCGTTGTTCTAACGAACGGTACATTTTTAAATGGACTTATCCATATAGGCGAAAAACAGTTTGGTGGAGGAAGAGCAGGGGAAAAAGCAGCTACTGGAATTACCGAACAATTGCTGCAGTTGGGGTTTGAAAGTGGACGTATGAAGACTGGAACACCACCACGTGTTGATGGTCGTTCTTTGGATTATTCGGTTATGATTCCTCAGCCAGGGGATGTGATTCCGGAGAAATTCTCGTATTTGCAGACGCCGGTTCTTACTACCCAACGTGATTGTTTTATGACCCATACAAGTGAGTTGGTTCATGATGTGTTGCGTGATGGTTTTGATAGATCACCTATGTTCAATGGTCGAATTAAAAGTGTGGGGCCTCGTTATTGTCCATCTATTGAGGACAAGATTAACCGTTTCGCAGATAAGAATAGTCATCAAATTTTTGTTGAACCTGAGGGTTGGGATACGGTAGAAGTATATGTAAATGGTTTCTCAACTTCCCTTCCGGAGGATGTTCAATTTAAGGCATTACGCTCGGTTGTAGGGTTTGAAAATGTGAAGTTCTTCAGACCTGGTTACGCTATAGAATATGATTATTTTCCACCCACACAATTGAAACATACTTTGGAAACTAAGCTTGTGGAGAACCTGTATTTTGCTGGACAGATTAATGGAACTACCGGGTATGAGGAAGCAGCTTCCCAAGGTCTAATGGCTGGTATGAATGCCCATTTAAAAATTAAAGAAAAAGAGGAATTTATTCTCCAAAGAGACGAAGCATATATTGGTGTTTTGATTGATGATTTAATTACAAAGGGTACGGAAGAGCCTTATCGTATGTTTACTTCTAGGGCAGAATACAGAACTTTATTGCGACAGGATAATGCAGATTTGCGTTTAACTCCACGGAGTTTTCAGATTGGTTTAGCTAAAAAAGAACGCCTTATCCGCATGGAGGAGAAGGAGAAAAAATCTGATTCATTCGTAAATTTCTTTAAAGAAACCAGTGTTAAACCAGAGGATATTAATCCTATTTTGGAGAGTGTAAATTCCGCTTTGGTGAAACAATCCGATAAGATGTTCAAGGTGTTTTCAAGACCTAAAGTAACCATGGATCACATGCTACAATTGGAAACAGTTTCCGGTTTTGTGGAAGAGAATAAGCTGGACCGAGAGGTACTAGAACAGACCGAAATTCAGGTAAAGTATTCGGGATATATTGCTAAGGAAAAGAATAATGCTGATAAATTATTACGCTTGGAAAACGTAAAAATTCCGGCAAATTTTGACTATTCAAAACTTAAGTCTTTGTCCTACGAGGCAAGGGAAAAACTGAATTCTATACAGCCAGTTACTATAGCACAGGCAGCTAGAGTTAGTGGTGTAAATCCATCTGATATTAGTGTGCTTCTAGTGTATCTAGGAAGGTAG
- the ybeY gene encoding rRNA maturation RNase YbeY has translation MIEFHYKTDFILENEGKYVDWLGSVISSEGGELNQIDYVFCSDEEVLDMNEKYLNHDTYTDILTFDYTEGKVIGGDIFISVDRVMENAKEFNISFEEEMLRVMAHGILHLFGFKDKSDAEVTLMRGKENEKIKMFHVEQ, from the coding sequence ATGATTGAGTTTCATTATAAGACGGACTTTATTCTGGAGAATGAGGGCAAGTATGTAGATTGGTTAGGTTCTGTTATTAGTTCTGAAGGGGGAGAGTTGAATCAAATTGACTATGTATTTTGTTCCGATGAAGAGGTTCTTGATATGAACGAAAAATATCTTAATCACGATACGTATACTGATATTTTGACGTTTGATTATACAGAAGGAAAAGTCATTGGAGGGGATATTTTTATCTCTGTTGATAGGGTGATGGAAAACGCTAAGGAATTCAACATTTCATTTGAAGAGGAAATGCTTAGGGTTATGGCGCATGGCATATTACATCTCTTTGGTTTTAAGGATAAGTCCGATGCAGAGGTAACCCTAATGCGTGGTAAGGAAAACGAAAAAATTAAAATGTTCCACGTGGAACAATAA
- a CDS encoding DoxX family protein, translating into MDSFLNSATEILILIFLIIVFIQSSIDKIFDWKGNLSWLKEHFTGTPLEKLVPFLLGTLVWIEMASGVLCAVGLYQILIIGESSIALYGSILSCVSLLMLMFGQRMAKDYEGAKTIAVYFMPAIFLVYILQR; encoded by the coding sequence ATGGATTCTTTTCTAAACTCCGCCACCGAAATTTTAATCTTGATTTTTCTAATAATTGTCTTCATTCAAAGTAGTATAGACAAAATTTTTGATTGGAAAGGAAATCTCTCTTGGCTCAAAGAACATTTTACGGGCACCCCGTTAGAAAAGCTTGTCCCTTTTCTCTTGGGCACCCTAGTGTGGATAGAGATGGCTTCGGGTGTTTTATGCGCCGTTGGGCTTTATCAAATTTTAATCATAGGAGAAAGCAGCATTGCGCTTTATGGCAGTATTCTATCATGCGTGTCGTTACTGATGCTTATGTTCGGTCAACGTATGGCCAAGGATTATGAAGGAGCCAAGACCATTGCCGTATATTTCATGCCTGCCATATTTCTGGTCTACATCCTTCAGAGATAA